One part of the Dyadobacter sp. 676 genome encodes these proteins:
- a CDS encoding HAMP domain-containing sensor histidine kinase, whose translation MNKYLPGPNNRILTRLGSLTLRLYGDPSEFSLQSRIFHFMGAITVCVMVYVLFFSIAVGMTTYALITGILLPLQLGLYYLSRVKKRTTIAVYIYSLLFHGFFVVSYRLSAGISGSTLLSFCLVFYLSLITTPRKEYLVLTILNIGLVGSLLWLEYHDPAFVIVHYADRREQFIDVASTYTINILLFLGGLGYVISNYTREKEKAEQRAALLDELHEEKSRLISVISHDYHTPLVSLGKYLDIIGNYELNADERKMLQSEMRQSIVNTQNLLMNLLDMTKFDSRLISHDHRFNVLDSVRDTLRVYGDIAKLNGLAFTIDLPENLTLTGNPQVFTIIIRNLINNAVKFTKGGGEVSVVYRRDQSDHLFCIRDSGQGISKGRRKDILETWKNPVRVLSRSGGLGLSLVKRYTDLLGGEITFASNPGTGTTFFLRFPASVQAVS comes from the coding sequence ATGAACAAATATCTCCCAGGGCCGAACAACCGCATCCTGACCCGCCTCGGTTCGCTCACGCTCCGGCTTTACGGCGACCCGTCGGAATTTTCACTCCAGAGCAGGATCTTCCATTTCATGGGCGCGATCACGGTTTGTGTGATGGTGTATGTGCTCTTTTTCAGTATCGCCGTCGGTATGACCACCTACGCGCTGATTACCGGAATACTGCTCCCGCTGCAACTGGGACTTTATTATCTGTCGCGCGTCAAAAAACGGACGACTATCGCCGTTTACATTTACTCCCTTCTCTTCCACGGCTTTTTTGTGGTCAGCTACCGGCTCAGCGCCGGCATCAGCGGCTCCACCTTGTTGTCGTTCTGCCTGGTCTTTTACCTGTCGCTCATCACAACGCCGCGGAAAGAATATCTGGTACTGACCATCCTGAATATAGGACTGGTTGGATCGCTGCTCTGGCTCGAATACCACGACCCGGCTTTCGTGATCGTCCATTATGCCGACCGGCGCGAGCAGTTTATCGATGTCGCCTCCACTTACACGATCAACATCCTGCTTTTTCTCGGCGGGCTCGGCTACGTTATCAGCAATTATACCAGGGAAAAAGAGAAGGCCGAACAGCGGGCAGCGCTGCTGGACGAATTGCACGAAGAGAAATCACGGCTTATCTCCGTCATTTCGCACGATTACCACACGCCGCTGGTGTCGCTCGGCAAGTACCTGGATATCATAGGGAATTACGAACTCAATGCCGACGAGCGCAAAATGCTCCAGTCGGAAATGCGGCAGTCGATCGTCAACACGCAGAACCTGCTGATGAACCTGCTCGATATGACCAAATTCGACAGCCGGCTCATAAGCCACGATCATCGCTTCAATGTTCTCGATTCGGTCCGCGACACGCTCCGGGTTTATGGCGACATCGCAAAGCTGAACGGACTGGCATTCACCATCGATCTCCCCGAAAACCTCACGCTAACCGGTAACCCGCAGGTGTTCACGATCATTATCCGGAACCTGATCAACAATGCTGTCAAATTTACGAAGGGTGGCGGAGAAGTTTCTGTCGTTTACCGGCGGGACCAGTCGGACCATCTGTTTTGCATTCGGGACTCCGGTCAGGGAATTTCGAAAGGACGCCGGAAAGACATCCTGGAAACCTGGAAAAACCCGGTACGAGTCCTGTCGCGCTCGGGAGGGCTCGGTCTTTCGCTGGTTAAAAGATACACGGATCTGTTAGGAGGAGAAATAACCTTCGCCAGCAATCCGGGGACCGGAACCACATTTTTTTTAAGATTCCCGGCCAGTGTACAAGCCGTTTCATAA
- a CDS encoding Crp/Fnr family transcriptional regulator, with the protein MQQLITHISKFGSIDAGKLAEIGQYFEARTFKKRELLLEEGQRCNEKFFIVKGCVNLFYLRQNGVEQTIDFALENWWTTDFMAFQNGGTAQFSIRAIETTEVLSISAARQREMLANEIPELHGYFHAVFQRAYAASQVRIRKLYELSKEELYHDFISSYPAFIQRVPQYLLASFLGFTPEYLSEIRKKSLS; encoded by the coding sequence ATGCAGCAACTCATCACGCATATCAGCAAATTCGGTTCGATCGACGCGGGTAAACTGGCGGAGATAGGACAATATTTCGAGGCACGGACTTTCAAAAAACGCGAGCTTCTTCTGGAAGAAGGGCAGCGGTGCAACGAGAAGTTCTTTATTGTAAAAGGATGCGTGAACCTGTTTTACCTCCGGCAAAATGGCGTGGAGCAGACTATTGATTTCGCATTGGAAAACTGGTGGACGACCGATTTTATGGCGTTTCAGAATGGTGGAACGGCGCAGTTTTCCATCCGGGCGATCGAAACCACGGAAGTCCTGAGCATTTCGGCCGCCCGGCAACGGGAAATGCTCGCCAACGAAATACCTGAACTTCACGGGTACTTCCACGCCGTGTTCCAGCGGGCATACGCGGCTTCCCAGGTCCGGATCAGAAAGCTGTACGAATTGTCCAAGGAGGAACTCTACCACGACTTCATCAGCAGTTATCCCGCCTTCATTCAACGGGTACCGCAATACCTGCTCGCATCTTTTTTGGGTTTTACACCCGAATACCTCAGCGAAATCCGAAAGAAATCCCTTTCTTAA
- a CDS encoding carboxymuconolactone decarboxylase family protein → MKKIVKRLDVWKEEPLYWTHMSAIEKRVYASSVPRSLIELIKIRASQINKCVFCIDYHTNEALQLGESPRRIFVLSAWKESPLFTEVEKSALQLTEEITHISVDGVADETYERIKTHFSAGEIADLIICICHINFMNRIGISTQTVAI, encoded by the coding sequence ATGAAGAAAATTGTTAAACGCCTGGATGTCTGGAAAGAAGAACCCCTCTACTGGACCCATATGTCGGCCATCGAAAAGCGGGTGTATGCCTCGTCGGTTCCCAGAAGCCTGATCGAGCTCATTAAGATAAGGGCCTCCCAAATCAATAAATGCGTGTTTTGTATCGATTACCATACCAACGAGGCCTTGCAGCTCGGGGAGTCGCCCCGCCGGATATTCGTGCTTTCGGCCTGGAAGGAAAGCCCGCTGTTTACCGAGGTTGAGAAAAGCGCCCTGCAACTGACGGAAGAAATCACCCATATTTCGGTGGATGGCGTCGCGGATGAAACTTATGAGCGGATAAAAACCCATTTCAGCGCCGGCGAGATCGCCGATCTCATCATATGTATTTGTCATATCAATTTTATGAACCGGATCGGCATTTCCACACAAACGGTTGCAATTTAA
- a CDS encoding DUF1553 domain-containing protein → MANAWPASGWTFRAMPTATVTSTTSIAISPPWRDWVIGAFNRNMPYDRFITMQLAGDLLPGKTRESILATAFNRLHKKSSEAGIVFEEYRVEYNADRVQTVGQGILGLSVQCARCHDHKYDPISQEAYYKMFGLFNSTDETGSPVYGPDQTPGPALLLTNKENEELLRFFDRQITGLRNRLEKTRADSQADFRNWLGTGKLTAGMVGRQAASGMVAYYPFDKAFANGGKETVTPNLLNKNQPAQCTEIVLKPGVKGNAYFVSDYNSVRLGHNIGWHERTEPFSVELWINPATVYPDAGIFYHCEDLRLGYKGYSLKLADNKLQFIIAHSYPQNAIQVSTVAAVPKQKWTQVTVTYDGSSRAAGAKIYINGELAKVTVDRDYLYKGILYEKDIHTYGFQGFMLGQRNLLIPFKDGGLDELKIFDKELTALEVLYNYDAGKVAGILSKRGRPAEMAMLKAFYDARFNARVAALSDSLKAGMDAQNKLVNSIPELMVMGDLPKPRPTYLLTRGAYNAPGKQVTPGALETVMPFEGRFPPNRLGLARWITDKNNPLTARVFVNRIWQMHFGNGIVRSSADFGNQGNLPTHPQLLDWLAVDFMNSGWNIKRLHKLIMLSATYRQSSVTTPELLEKDPDNELLARGARFRFTAEMIRDNALFISGLMVNKMGGQSVYPYQPAGLWDELSDKVWRYKYLQEPGEGLYRRSLYTVWKRTSPPPSMLIFDAPERGECVAKRRSTSTPLQALVLLNDPQYVEAARALAERVLHETRGINSTDMAFRLITGRRPDRAEQKNTLGVLCRRTRPFPGPARASARIPAHGRT, encoded by the coding sequence ATGGCGAACGCATGGCCGGCGAGTGGATGGACGTTTCGCGCTATGCCGACAGCGACGGTTACCTCGACGACAAGCATCGCGATTTCTCCCCCCTGGCGCGACTGGGTGATCGGCGCCTTCAACCGGAATATGCCTTACGACAGGTTTATTACCATGCAGCTGGCTGGTGACCTGTTGCCCGGCAAAACCCGTGAAAGCATTCTGGCCACAGCATTCAACCGCCTGCACAAGAAAAGCTCCGAGGCGGGTATCGTTTTCGAAGAATACAGGGTGGAATACAATGCGGACAGGGTGCAGACGGTGGGGCAGGGGATTCTGGGGCTTTCGGTGCAATGTGCGCGATGCCATGACCATAAGTACGATCCGATCAGTCAGGAAGCATATTATAAAATGTTCGGGCTTTTCAACAGCACCGACGAAACCGGAAGCCCGGTGTATGGACCCGACCAAACGCCCGGGCCTGCATTGCTGCTCACCAACAAGGAAAATGAGGAACTGCTCCGTTTTTTTGACCGGCAAATCACCGGCTTGCGTAACCGTCTGGAAAAGACCAGGGCCGATTCGCAGGCCGATTTTAGAAACTGGCTGGGTACCGGAAAATTGACCGCCGGGATGGTCGGCCGGCAGGCCGCCAGTGGAATGGTGGCCTATTATCCTTTCGACAAAGCTTTCGCAAACGGCGGAAAAGAGACGGTCACACCCAACTTATTGAATAAAAACCAGCCGGCCCAATGCACTGAAATCGTCCTGAAACCAGGCGTGAAAGGCAATGCCTACTTTGTATCCGACTATAATTCCGTCAGGCTGGGGCATAACATCGGCTGGCACGAGCGTACGGAACCTTTTTCGGTGGAGCTTTGGATCAATCCGGCCACAGTTTATCCCGACGCGGGTATTTTTTACCATTGCGAGGACCTCCGCCTGGGTTACAAGGGGTATTCGCTGAAACTGGCCGACAACAAATTACAGTTCATCATCGCACACTCCTATCCGCAGAACGCCATTCAGGTCAGCACGGTAGCGGCGGTCCCGAAGCAGAAATGGACGCAGGTAACGGTGACCTACGACGGATCCAGCAGGGCAGCGGGAGCGAAAATCTATATCAATGGGGAGCTGGCAAAGGTGACCGTCGACCGCGACTATCTTTACAAAGGCATTTTGTATGAAAAGGATATTCATACGTATGGTTTTCAGGGATTTATGCTCGGTCAGCGTAACCTGCTGATCCCCTTCAAGGATGGGGGGCTCGACGAACTGAAAATTTTCGACAAGGAATTGACGGCCCTGGAAGTTCTGTACAATTACGACGCCGGAAAGGTTGCCGGAATACTAAGCAAGCGGGGCCGGCCAGCCGAAATGGCGATGTTGAAGGCATTTTACGACGCCCGTTTCAACGCCCGTGTGGCTGCCCTGAGCGATAGCCTGAAAGCCGGTATGGACGCGCAGAACAAACTGGTAAACAGCATTCCGGAACTGATGGTAATGGGCGACCTGCCCAAGCCCCGGCCAACTTACCTGCTCACAAGGGGTGCCTACAACGCGCCCGGAAAGCAGGTGACGCCGGGTGCATTGGAAACGGTAATGCCCTTCGAGGGAAGGTTTCCACCGAACAGACTGGGGCTGGCACGCTGGATCACCGATAAAAATAACCCGCTCACGGCGCGGGTGTTCGTAAACCGCATTTGGCAAATGCATTTCGGAAACGGCATAGTGCGCTCGTCGGCCGATTTCGGCAACCAGGGAAACCTGCCGACCCACCCGCAGCTGCTCGACTGGCTCGCGGTCGATTTTATGAATTCCGGTTGGAATATCAAACGGCTGCATAAGCTTATTATGCTCTCCGCTACCTATCGGCAAAGTTCCGTAACCACGCCGGAACTGCTTGAAAAAGATCCGGACAACGAACTGCTCGCAAGAGGCGCCCGGTTCCGTTTTACGGCCGAAATGATCAGGGATAATGCATTGTTTATCAGTGGGCTGATGGTGAATAAAATGGGTGGCCAAAGTGTGTATCCTTATCAGCCAGCCGGGCTTTGGGACGAGCTCAGCGACAAGGTATGGCGCTACAAATATCTTCAGGAACCGGGCGAGGGGCTATACAGGCGAAGCCTTTACACCGTTTGGAAAAGGACCTCGCCCCCGCCTTCGATGCTGATCTTCGACGCCCCCGAGCGCGGCGAATGCGTGGCGAAGCGTCGCTCCACGAGCACACCGTTACAAGCGCTGGTGCTGCTCAACGACCCGCAATATGTGGAAGCCGCCCGGGCCCTGGCCGAACGGGTTTTGCACGAAACGCGGGGCATAAATTCCACCGATATGGCTTTCAGGCTCATTACCGGCCGCAGGCCGGACCGGGCGGAGCAAAAAAATACTCTCGGAGTTTTATGCCGGCGAACTCGCCCGTTTCCGGGCCCGGCCCGCGCAAGCGCTCGAATACCTGCGCACGGGCGAACGTAA
- a CDS encoding DUF1501 domain-containing protein, whose product MEDLKKVLTQLNRRDFLTKAGLGLGSIALSSIIQTSPGGRREEANADAAIAPFVRGPHFSPRAKRIIYLFQSGGPSQLETFDYKPALVKWHGQEIPESIKGTQRNSGMVAGQSTFPLVKSIYDFKQYGQSGAWVSELLPYTAGIVDDLCIVKSVYTEAINHEPAVMFVQTGSQQSGRPSMGSWLSYGLGSDNQNLPHFMVLISKGVKGDQPLSTAAWANGFLASHHQGVQLRAGKDPVLYLQNPYGVHKEDRRRALDRIRELNEHQFTLWGDPEIQSKISQYEMAYRMQTSVPEALDTTSEPEYIYKMYGEDARRPGTFAANCLLARRMAERDVKFIQLYHMGWDQHGDLPKNIAKQAKDVDQASAALVKDLKQRGLLEDTLVVWGGEFGRTSFSQGKLTADNYGRDHHSGCFTMWMTGGGVRTGQVYGETDEFSYNVVKDGVHVHDFQATLLHLFGLDHEKLVFKHQGRRYRLTDVHGTVIKGLIT is encoded by the coding sequence ATGGAAGATCTGAAAAAGGTATTAACCCAGCTCAACCGTCGGGACTTTCTCACCAAAGCGGGGCTGGGCCTCGGCTCTATCGCACTTTCCAGTATTATACAGACTTCCCCCGGCGGTCGGCGCGAGGAAGCGAATGCCGACGCGGCGATAGCGCCATTTGTGCGGGGGCCACATTTCTCTCCCAGGGCGAAAAGGATTATTTACCTTTTCCAGAGCGGCGGGCCCTCGCAGTTGGAAACCTTCGATTATAAACCCGCATTGGTAAAATGGCACGGTCAGGAAATCCCCGAATCGATAAAAGGGACGCAGCGGAACTCGGGTATGGTGGCGGGGCAGTCGACATTTCCGCTGGTCAAGTCGATCTATGATTTCAAACAATACGGTCAGTCGGGTGCGTGGGTGAGCGAGCTTTTGCCCTACACGGCGGGCATCGTGGACGATTTGTGTATTGTCAAATCGGTCTATACCGAGGCTATTAACCACGAACCGGCGGTGATGTTCGTGCAAACGGGCTCCCAGCAAAGCGGAAGGCCGTCGATGGGCTCGTGGCTGAGCTATGGGTTGGGGTCGGACAATCAGAACCTGCCTCACTTCATGGTTTTGATTTCCAAGGGCGTCAAAGGCGACCAGCCATTGAGTACCGCCGCCTGGGCGAACGGCTTCCTTGCTTCCCACCATCAGGGCGTGCAGCTCAGGGCAGGTAAAGACCCGGTGCTCTACCTGCAAAACCCGTATGGCGTGCACAAGGAAGACAGGCGTCGAGCGCTCGATCGCATCAGGGAACTGAACGAACACCAGTTTACGCTCTGGGGCGATCCTGAAATCCAGTCGAAAATCAGCCAGTACGAAATGGCTTATCGCATGCAGACTTCCGTGCCCGAGGCCCTGGACACGACGAGCGAGCCCGAATATATTTATAAAATGTACGGGGAAGACGCCCGCAGACCCGGCACTTTTGCCGCAAATTGTCTGCTGGCGCGACGAATGGCCGAGCGTGATGTGAAATTTATCCAGCTTTACCACATGGGTTGGGACCAGCACGGCGACCTGCCTAAAAATATCGCGAAACAGGCCAAAGACGTCGACCAGGCGTCGGCAGCACTGGTAAAGGACCTGAAACAACGCGGGTTACTGGAAGATACGCTGGTGGTTTGGGGTGGCGAATTTGGCCGTACCAGCTTTTCGCAGGGGAAACTGACGGCCGATAACTATGGCCGCGACCACCACTCCGGCTGCTTCACCATGTGGATGACGGGCGGCGGCGTCAGGACGGGCCAGGTTTATGGTGAAACCGACGAATTCAGTTACAATGTGGTTAAGGACGGCGTACATGTGCATGATTTTCAGGCTACCTTGCTGCACCTTTTCGGACTGGACCATGAGAAACTGGTTTTCAAGCACCAGGGCAGGCGTTACCGACTGACGGACGTTCACGGCACGGTTATAAAGGGCCTGATCACCTGA